In Rubrivirga marina, the following are encoded in one genomic region:
- a CDS encoding sensor histidine kinase yields MARSEPSRRPWTRRAEALAAAAFWLALGLLTVTREALRPWRTDPMAAGEIAETLAEYGIWALITPAVFWLARRYPAERGAWAGRLVAQVGLGVVVALGIELLTRNVLRGLLLGPPEPGREWTLGAAFSQLWFLDELIIFLAVLAVGYARATLYRLREREAEATRLLAERTQLEGQLSEARLSALRMQLNPHFLFNTLNAVSALVERDPAGVRTMIARLSSLLRRVLDDDGSAEVPLRDELAFIRDYLDVQRVRFQDRLEIEESIAPETVDALVPPLLLQPLVENAIGHGVRRIEEGVGTIRLAARVDDGRLRLSVEDNGPGLDGGDGQAGSAGGVGLRNTRERLHALYGDDAELALRDRPDRGVVAEVVLPFRPAPVAPEPAHA; encoded by the coding sequence GTGGCTCGTTCCGAACCCTCCCGTCGCCCCTGGACCCGCCGCGCCGAGGCGCTGGCGGCCGCCGCGTTCTGGCTCGCCCTCGGGCTCCTGACGGTCACCCGCGAGGCGCTCCGCCCGTGGCGGACCGACCCGATGGCGGCCGGCGAGATCGCCGAAACATTGGCGGAGTACGGGATCTGGGCCCTCATCACGCCCGCCGTGTTCTGGCTCGCTCGCCGGTACCCGGCCGAGCGCGGCGCCTGGGCCGGGCGCCTCGTCGCTCAGGTCGGCCTCGGCGTCGTCGTGGCGCTGGGGATCGAGCTCCTCACGCGGAACGTGCTCCGGGGGCTCCTGCTCGGGCCGCCCGAGCCCGGCCGCGAGTGGACGCTGGGAGCGGCGTTCAGCCAGCTCTGGTTCCTCGACGAGCTCATCATCTTTCTCGCCGTCCTCGCCGTCGGGTACGCCCGCGCGACGCTGTACCGGCTCCGCGAGCGCGAGGCCGAGGCGACGCGGCTGCTCGCGGAGCGGACCCAGCTCGAGGGCCAGCTCTCCGAGGCCCGCCTCTCGGCCCTCCGGATGCAGCTCAACCCGCACTTCCTGTTCAACACGCTGAACGCCGTGAGCGCCCTCGTCGAGCGCGACCCGGCCGGCGTGCGGACGATGATCGCGCGGCTCTCGTCGCTCCTCCGCCGCGTCCTCGACGACGACGGCTCCGCCGAGGTCCCGCTCCGCGACGAGCTCGCCTTTATCCGCGACTACCTCGACGTCCAGCGCGTCCGGTTCCAGGACCGGCTCGAGATCGAGGAGTCGATCGCGCCGGAGACCGTCGACGCCCTCGTGCCGCCGCTCCTGCTCCAGCCGCTCGTCGAGAACGCCATCGGCCACGGGGTCCGGCGGATCGAGGAGGGCGTCGGGACAATCCGGCTGGCCGCACGCGTCGACGACGGGCGGCTCCGGCTGTCGGTCGAGGACAATGGCCCCGGCCTCGACGGCGGCGACGGGCAGGCCGGATCGGCCGGCGGCGTCGGGCTCCGCAACACGCGCGAGCGGCTCCACGCGCTCTACGGCGACGACGCTGAGCTCGCCCTCCGCGACCGCCCCGATCGGGGCGTCGTGGCCGAGGTCGTCCTCCCCTTCCGACCTGCGCCCGTGGCGCCCGAACCCGCCCATGCCTGA
- a CDS encoding helix-turn-helix domain-containing protein translates to MPPSSPAADRSSSSPPRLGAEADVPASAGLDLDALAGRLAARVAELIEEARTPPPLLDLDGAARRLNVSTRTVEALVADGEIPVIRIGTGRGVRRFDPAAVEAFIRRNARSL, encoded by the coding sequence GTGCCGCCCTCCAGCCCGGCCGCCGACCGATCTTCCAGCAGTCCCCCCCGCCTCGGTGCCGAGGCGGACGTGCCGGCCTCCGCTGGCCTCGACCTCGACGCGCTCGCCGGCCGACTGGCGGCCCGCGTCGCCGAGCTCATCGAGGAGGCGAGGACGCCCCCGCCGCTCCTCGACCTCGACGGCGCGGCCCGGCGGCTCAACGTGAGCACTCGGACGGTCGAGGCGCTCGTCGCCGACGGCGAGATCCCCGTAATCCGGATCGGGACGGGTCGCGGCGTCCGGCGGTTCGACCCGGCCGCGGTCGAGGCGTTCATCCGGCGGAACGCGAGGTCCCTGTGA
- a CDS encoding TonB-dependent receptor domain-containing protein: MSRFYSLLLLLLAVPAAAQSGALAGRVVDADSDLPLPTATVAVYDDTTLVTGVTTNIDGDFQIESVPVGTYDVVASFVGYDEVRRPGVVVEAGTVDLGAIGLAPSAEALEEVQVTAGRTQVQTRIDRTVYDTADDPIAEGGSATDVLSTLPSVDVDIDGNVSLRGAGNVAVFVNGRPAPVSGEFLASYLQSLPAGAVERVEVIPNPSAAFEPDGVGGIINIVLKEDADPGLGGTLTAGTDTQGGYDATAAVTYGRGPWSLAATYGYRNDVRAGNGSSYRINRYSTDQTTLLQAEDEDRTRTSHLLNFSADYSLTRATTITSQVQVGTRGGGETELNTSLWSSAAGDPLFEFERLAREDDEGLSSDVRLGLRHAFGERHELVIEGRGELSDEGEIQTYDETLLSGTGDLDQPQRVDEDELEQEASLAVDYTRPLAGFRVDAGYKGELERESTRLFSESLVDGAYVPDEGVNNDFEYEEIVHAAYLQAAREWGMLGLQVGARFETAQRTFELLTTDETFEVDYASVFPSAFLSLSPTDATTLKAGYSRRVNRPRGWDLNPFPSFDDPLNIRQGNPELRPEYVDAFEVGVTQFVPWGSFSLTPYFRHTTDVIRRFSTVREDGVTVRSSRNLDTSDSYGVEAISSFEDIGGLSGYLSLEGFRVQTAGTATAGDAQGDISNDAFGWGGRVNANYRLGDRLGIGPLDIQATARYSAPLDTEQGRIGARSWVDVALRQRLFDERASLTVQLRDPLGMAGFAYTLDQPTLYQEFERDWGAQQVGVTFSYRFGGQDERDRRSRDGERGDGGGGGDFDGGEF; this comes from the coding sequence ATGTCACGTTTCTACTCCCTCCTCTTGTTGCTGCTCGCGGTCCCCGCCGCTGCCCAGTCCGGCGCCCTCGCCGGCCGCGTCGTCGACGCCGACAGCGACCTGCCCCTCCCGACCGCGACGGTCGCCGTCTACGACGACACCACGCTCGTGACGGGCGTGACGACGAACATCGACGGCGACTTCCAGATCGAGTCGGTCCCGGTCGGGACGTACGACGTGGTGGCCAGCTTCGTCGGCTACGACGAGGTCCGCCGGCCCGGCGTGGTCGTCGAGGCGGGCACGGTCGACCTCGGGGCCATCGGGCTGGCGCCCAGCGCGGAGGCGCTCGAGGAGGTCCAGGTGACGGCGGGCCGGACGCAGGTCCAGACGCGGATCGACCGGACGGTCTACGACACGGCCGACGACCCGATCGCCGAAGGTGGCTCGGCGACGGACGTCCTCTCGACGCTCCCGTCGGTCGACGTCGACATCGACGGGAACGTGTCGCTGCGGGGCGCGGGCAACGTGGCCGTGTTCGTCAACGGCCGGCCGGCGCCGGTCTCGGGCGAGTTCCTCGCGTCCTACCTCCAGAGCCTCCCGGCGGGGGCCGTCGAGCGCGTCGAGGTGATCCCGAACCCGTCGGCCGCGTTCGAGCCCGACGGCGTCGGCGGCATCATCAACATCGTGCTGAAGGAGGACGCCGACCCCGGCCTCGGCGGGACGCTCACGGCCGGGACCGACACGCAGGGCGGCTACGACGCGACGGCCGCCGTGACCTACGGCCGCGGCCCCTGGTCGCTCGCCGCCACGTACGGCTACCGCAACGACGTTCGCGCCGGGAACGGGTCGAGCTACCGGATCAACCGCTACAGCACCGACCAGACGACGCTCCTCCAGGCCGAGGACGAGGACCGGACGCGGACGTCGCACCTCCTGAACTTCTCGGCCGACTACAGCCTCACACGCGCCACGACGATCACGTCCCAGGTCCAGGTGGGCACGCGGGGCGGCGGCGAGACAGAGCTCAACACGTCGCTGTGGAGCAGCGCGGCCGGCGACCCGCTGTTCGAGTTCGAGCGCCTCGCGCGAGAAGACGACGAGGGGCTGTCCTCGGACGTCCGTCTCGGGCTCCGGCACGCGTTCGGCGAGCGCCACGAGCTGGTGATCGAGGGCCGCGGCGAGCTCTCGGACGAGGGCGAGATCCAGACCTACGACGAGACGCTCCTCAGCGGCACCGGTGACCTCGACCAGCCGCAGCGCGTGGACGAGGACGAGCTCGAGCAGGAGGCCTCGCTCGCCGTCGACTACACGCGGCCGCTCGCCGGCTTCCGCGTCGACGCCGGCTACAAGGGCGAGCTCGAGCGCGAGTCGACCCGTCTCTTTTCCGAGTCGCTCGTCGACGGCGCCTATGTCCCCGACGAGGGCGTCAACAACGACTTCGAGTACGAGGAGATCGTCCACGCCGCCTACCTGCAGGCCGCTCGCGAGTGGGGCATGCTTGGCCTCCAGGTCGGCGCCCGCTTCGAGACGGCCCAGCGGACGTTCGAGCTCCTGACGACCGACGAGACGTTCGAGGTCGACTACGCCAGCGTCTTCCCGAGCGCGTTCCTCTCGCTCTCGCCGACCGACGCGACGACGCTCAAGGCGGGCTACAGCCGGCGCGTGAACCGGCCGCGCGGGTGGGACCTCAACCCGTTCCCGTCCTTCGACGACCCGCTCAACATCCGCCAGGGCAATCCGGAGCTTCGGCCCGAGTACGTCGACGCCTTCGAGGTCGGCGTGACGCAGTTCGTCCCGTGGGGCTCGTTCTCGCTCACGCCCTACTTCCGCCACACGACCGACGTCATCCGGCGGTTCTCGACCGTCCGCGAGGACGGCGTGACGGTCCGCTCGTCGCGCAACCTCGACACGTCGGACTCCTACGGCGTCGAGGCGATCTCGTCGTTCGAGGACATCGGCGGGCTCAGCGGCTACCTCAGCCTCGAGGGCTTCCGCGTCCAGACGGCCGGGACGGCGACGGCCGGCGACGCCCAGGGCGACATCTCGAACGACGCGTTCGGCTGGGGCGGGCGCGTCAACGCGAACTACCGGCTCGGCGACCGGCTCGGGATCGGGCCGCTCGACATCCAGGCGACGGCGCGCTACAGCGCCCCTCTCGACACGGAACAGGGCCGGATCGGCGCGCGCTCGTGGGTCGACGTCGCGCTCCGCCAGCGGCTGTTCGACGAGCGCGCGAGCCTGACAGTCCAGCTTCGTGATCCACTCGGAATGGCAGGGTTCGCCTACACGCTCGACCAACCGACGCTGTACCAGGAGTTCGAGCGCGACTGGGGCGCTCAGCAGGTCGGCGTCACGTTCTCCTACCGCTTCGGCGGTCAGGACGAGCGCGACCGCCGGAGCCGCGATGGTGAGCGCGGCGACGGCGGTGGCGGCGGGGACTTCGACGGCGGCGAGTTTTAG
- a CDS encoding FG-GAP-like repeat-containing protein: MRFLLAGLSLVLAAPAAAQGFVERTFDAGLGALSNTNGVAIADYDRDGDLDLYLVARRAYDPANVLTWSRLYENDGTGTFEDVTLSAGIDVELGATPGADTRNFGYQYVAAWGDYDNDGWPDLFLGHLGPDQLFHNNGDGTFSDVTAEAGVSGAEAGGGYVSASGLWFDYDQDGDLDLYVGSWWDYGPDRDLSNRLYSNDGDGTFTDVSEASGLADPDATWMALPFDANADGLTDLYLSTDIDTTTGVGINRLYVNEGDRTFREATAEFGLEDENYGMGLALADPDRNGLLDLYLTNVATPTREQRNPLWLQTAPGQFEDVAEAVGVDIADWGWGTEFFDMENDGDEDLLVVTGLFDPDYTNHMFRNDLESGSFSFTRVSAAVGLDADQAARGVAVFDADGDGDQDVVVSNVFRAPYLYENTLPQGEWLDVELEGTASNGDGLGATVTAWVDGVPHTRLHHGAQYLAQNLTPVHLGLGTAATVDSLVVAWPSGQTDRLLGLATGQRIRVKEGEGRIGATAADGGPTVPTFRVAAGPNPAGDRVRIRVSSDALGPVQLEVFDVLGRRVHVAEADGVGARAFAWTPRAAGAYVYRVTCGAETMTGRLTVVGR, from the coding sequence ATGCGCTTTTTGCTCGCCGGCCTCTCGCTGGTCCTCGCCGCCCCAGCCGCCGCGCAGGGCTTCGTGGAGCGGACGTTCGACGCGGGCCTCGGCGCGCTGTCCAACACGAACGGCGTCGCGATCGCGGACTACGACCGCGACGGCGACCTCGACCTCTACCTCGTCGCCCGCCGCGCCTACGACCCGGCCAACGTCCTGACCTGGAGCCGGCTCTACGAGAACGACGGCACGGGGACGTTCGAAGACGTGACGCTGTCGGCCGGCATCGACGTCGAACTGGGGGCGACGCCTGGGGCCGATACGCGCAACTTCGGTTACCAGTACGTCGCGGCCTGGGGCGACTACGACAACGACGGCTGGCCCGACCTCTTCCTCGGGCACCTCGGGCCCGACCAGCTGTTCCATAACAACGGCGACGGCACGTTTTCCGACGTCACGGCCGAGGCGGGCGTCTCGGGCGCCGAGGCCGGCGGCGGCTACGTCTCGGCCTCGGGGCTCTGGTTCGACTACGACCAGGACGGCGACCTCGACCTCTACGTCGGCTCGTGGTGGGACTACGGGCCGGACCGCGACCTGAGCAACCGCCTCTACTCGAACGACGGGGACGGGACCTTCACCGACGTCTCCGAGGCGAGCGGACTCGCCGACCCCGACGCGACCTGGATGGCGCTCCCGTTTGACGCCAACGCCGACGGCCTCACCGACCTCTACCTCTCGACCGACATCGACACGACGACGGGCGTCGGGATCAATCGGCTGTACGTCAACGAAGGTGACCGGACGTTCCGCGAGGCGACGGCCGAATTCGGCCTCGAGGACGAGAACTACGGCATGGGCCTCGCCCTCGCCGACCCCGACCGGAACGGGCTCCTCGACCTCTACCTCACCAACGTCGCCACGCCGACGCGTGAGCAGCGGAACCCGCTCTGGCTCCAGACGGCGCCTGGCCAGTTCGAGGACGTGGCCGAGGCGGTCGGGGTCGACATCGCGGACTGGGGGTGGGGGACGGAGTTCTTCGACATGGAGAACGATGGCGACGAGGATCTCCTCGTGGTTACGGGTCTGTTCGACCCGGACTACACGAATCACATGTTCCGCAACGACTTGGAGTCGGGGAGCTTCAGCTTCACTCGGGTGTCCGCCGCCGTCGGTCTCGACGCCGATCAGGCCGCCCGCGGGGTGGCCGTCTTCGACGCGGACGGCGACGGCGATCAGGACGTCGTCGTGTCGAACGTCTTCCGGGCGCCCTACCTTTACGAGAACACGCTGCCGCAGGGCGAGTGGCTCGACGTCGAACTGGAGGGGACGGCGTCGAACGGCGATGGGCTGGGCGCGACGGTCACGGCGTGGGTCGACGGCGTGCCGCACACGCGGCTCCACCACGGGGCGCAGTATCTCGCACAGAACCTGACCCCAGTCCACCTCGGGCTCGGCACGGCCGCGACTGTCGACTCTCTCGTGGTCGCGTGGCCGAGCGGCCAGACCGACCGGCTGCTCGGCCTCGCGACGGGCCAGCGGATCCGGGTCAAGGAAGGGGAGGGGCGGATCGGGGCGACGGCGGCCGACGGCGGCCCTACCGTGCCCACGTTCCGTGTGGCCGCCGGTCCGAACCCTGCGGGTGACCGCGTCAGGATCCGCGTCTCTTCCGACGCGCTGGGGCCCGTCCAGCTAGAGGTGTTCGACGTGCTCGGCCGTCGGGTCCACGTCGCCGAGGCGGACGGGGTGGGCGCGCGCGCGTTCGCGTGGACGCCGCGGGCCGCCGGCGCCTACGTCTACCGTGTCACGTGCGGGGCTGAGACGATGACGGGTCGACTGACGGTGGTCGGCCGGTAG
- a CDS encoding DUF6851 domain-containing protein gives MLLGGIRNDLARPTVHARNLFHTSVAMWDAWAAYDETARPYLLGRTLGGIACSAEVAPVSDRQAAREEAISYAVYRVLRHRFRNSPGALLTLPEFDSLMVRLGHDPEVGRPGGETPEVGSPAALGLTVANCVIEYGRGDGAREAQGYAAQGYHAVNPPLLPSEPGNPDIEDMNRWQPLQFDVFIDQSGNEIPGGAPPFVGPEWGAVKGFALDPGAATARERDGQEFVLYADPGAPPQWQEDGGGETDRYLWNFSRVAVWSGQLDPADGVLWDISPGALGNLGRLPETEDEVRVFYRRTAEGGNGAGWDVNPVTGRPYAPNVVPRGDYTRVLAEFWADGPDSETPPGHWFTILNTVSDSPLLERRWRGEGPVLDRLEWDVKTYFALGGAVHDAAVTAWGLKGWYDYIRPISAIRALAALGQSSNPDAPDYHPGGIPLIAGHIQRILVGDPLAGPNGEHVGEIKLWAWRGPDRIDDPETDEAGVGWVRAAEWWPYQRPTFVTPPFAGYVSGHSTFSRAAAEVLTLATGSPFFPGGLGEFEAPRNEFLVFEEGPSVDVTLQWATYRDAADQCSLSRIWGGIHPPADDLPGRRMGAVIGVDAAELAEQFFLGTAPVAAESEPVADAPLDVFPSPAVAGQPLTVRLGGATGSVAVDVFDVRGRRVATAEGVTGRDLSIPTTGLAPGAYLVRARTERAVATRPIVLAR, from the coding sequence GTGCTACTCGGCGGCATCCGCAACGATCTCGCGCGGCCGACCGTCCACGCGCGCAACCTGTTCCACACGTCGGTGGCGATGTGGGACGCTTGGGCGGCCTACGACGAAACGGCGAGGCCGTACCTCCTCGGGCGGACGCTCGGTGGCATTGCTTGCTCGGCCGAGGTCGCTCCCGTCTCGGACCGTCAGGCGGCGCGCGAGGAGGCGATCAGCTACGCCGTGTACCGCGTCCTCCGCCACCGTTTTCGGAACTCGCCCGGCGCGCTCCTCACGCTGCCGGAGTTCGACTCCCTCATGGTCCGCCTCGGGCACGACCCGGAGGTGGGGAGGCCCGGCGGCGAGACGCCCGAGGTGGGGAGCCCCGCCGCGCTCGGCCTCACCGTCGCCAACTGTGTGATCGAATACGGGAGAGGAGACGGGGCGCGCGAGGCGCAGGGCTATGCGGCGCAGGGCTACCACGCCGTCAACCCGCCGCTTCTGCCCTCGGAGCCGGGCAACCCGGACATCGAAGACATGAACCGGTGGCAGCCGCTCCAGTTCGACGTGTTCATCGACCAGTCGGGCAACGAAATCCCGGGCGGGGCACCGCCCTTCGTCGGGCCGGAGTGGGGGGCCGTGAAGGGGTTCGCGCTCGACCCCGGCGCGGCTACCGCCCGCGAACGCGACGGTCAGGAGTTCGTCCTCTACGCGGATCCTGGTGCGCCGCCCCAGTGGCAGGAAGACGGGGGCGGCGAGACCGACCGGTATCTGTGGAATTTCTCCCGCGTCGCCGTGTGGTCCGGCCAACTCGACCCGGCCGACGGCGTGCTGTGGGACATCTCGCCGGGCGCGCTCGGCAACCTCGGCCGCCTCCCTGAGACCGAGGACGAGGTCCGCGTCTTCTATCGGCGCACGGCCGAGGGCGGGAACGGCGCCGGGTGGGACGTCAACCCGGTCACGGGCCGGCCCTACGCTCCGAACGTCGTCCCCCGCGGCGATTACACCCGTGTGCTCGCCGAGTTCTGGGCCGACGGGCCCGACTCCGAGACGCCGCCGGGCCACTGGTTCACGATCCTCAACACCGTCTCCGACAGCCCCCTTCTGGAGCGGCGGTGGCGGGGTGAAGGCCCCGTCCTCGACCGGCTCGAGTGGGACGTCAAGACGTATTTCGCGCTCGGCGGCGCCGTTCACGACGCGGCCGTGACGGCGTGGGGGCTGAAGGGCTGGTACGACTACATTCGCCCGATCTCGGCGATCCGCGCGCTCGCGGCGCTGGGGCAGAGCTCGAACCCCGACGCGCCCGACTACCACCCCGGCGGGATCCCGCTCATAGCCGGCCACATCCAGCGGATTCTCGTTGGCGACCCGCTGGCCGGGCCGAACGGCGAGCACGTCGGCGAGATCAAGCTGTGGGCGTGGCGCGGGCCCGATCGGATCGACGACCCCGAGACCGACGAGGCCGGCGTCGGGTGGGTACGGGCCGCCGAGTGGTGGCCGTACCAGCGGCCGACGTTCGTGACGCCGCCGTTCGCGGGCTACGTCTCGGGCCACTCGACCTTCTCGCGCGCCGCGGCCGAGGTGCTGACCCTCGCCACTGGCAGCCCGTTCTTTCCCGGCGGACTCGGCGAGTTCGAGGCGCCGCGCAACGAGTTCCTCGTCTTCGAAGAGGGCCCGAGCGTCGACGTCACGCTCCAGTGGGCGACCTACCGCGACGCGGCCGACCAGTGCAGCCTCTCGCGGATCTGGGGCGGCATCCATCCGCCCGCCGACGACCTCCCAGGCCGTCGGATGGGCGCTGTCATCGGCGTCGACGCCGCCGAACTGGCCGAGCAATTCTTCCTCGGCACGGCCCCTGTGGCCGCCGAGTCCGAGCCCGTCGCCGACGCCCCGCTCGACGTGTTCCCGTCGCCTGCCGTCGCCGGCCAGCCTCTGACCGTCCGCCTCGGGGGGGCGACGGGCTCCGTCGCCGTCGACGTGTTCGACGTCCGCGGCCGGCGCGTCGCCACGGCGGAGGGCGTCACCGGCCGCGATCTCTCGATTCCCACCACCGGGCTGGCGCCCGGCGCCTACCTCGTCCGCGCGCGGACCGAGCGCGCCGTCGCTACCCGCCCGATCGTTCTCGCCCGATGA
- a CDS encoding tyrosine-type recombinase/integrase has product MSGTSKRRGKTDEVFAVELPDGSRIDRDHKVVDGERVPVGSWRWVVYDPDRRPKRKRVNLRTKDQAAAMRKAMGYARRRSLGTYDPWGKAGGAVAGVGLASAVERYLAEKSGASAPSTVAEDRRYLDKLQLELPAGALVGHVGQDHVEAVVNARKKPPKDADGVRRGPGPEASPETKKRRRASLRHFLAWTVERGMRTDNPADGVRLPKMPNARRDHVTDAEAAAILRAAASAEVTGEDGVERPGWVADWVTFGLGTGLRPGEQRELRWSAVRLAERSVEVGKGHRVKTAGSRRTVPVRGDALAVLRRLHAGRTTEADGFVFRGATGGKVAVDYLTKRLQKLAERARVHKTVTAYALRHAYGTRMAAAGVPLLDLARLMGTSLRMIERHYGHYDPARGASHVERVFGTSPAEQGHDTEATRDG; this is encoded by the coding sequence GTGAGCGGCACCTCAAAACGGAGGGGAAAGACGGACGAGGTGTTCGCCGTCGAGCTCCCCGACGGGAGCCGGATCGACCGGGACCACAAGGTCGTCGACGGCGAGCGCGTGCCCGTCGGGAGCTGGCGGTGGGTCGTCTACGACCCCGACCGCCGGCCGAAGCGAAAGCGGGTGAACCTCCGGACGAAGGACCAGGCCGCGGCCATGCGGAAGGCGATGGGCTACGCCCGCCGCCGCTCGCTCGGGACGTACGACCCCTGGGGGAAGGCCGGCGGCGCCGTCGCCGGCGTCGGGCTGGCCTCAGCCGTCGAGCGGTACCTCGCCGAGAAGTCGGGGGCCTCGGCGCCCTCGACAGTCGCCGAGGACCGCCGGTACCTCGACAAGCTCCAGCTCGAGCTCCCGGCCGGCGCGCTCGTCGGCCACGTCGGGCAGGACCATGTCGAGGCCGTCGTGAACGCTCGCAAGAAGCCGCCGAAAGACGCCGACGGCGTGCGGCGGGGACCCGGCCCCGAAGCGAGCCCCGAGACGAAGAAGCGCCGCCGGGCGAGCCTCAGGCACTTCCTCGCCTGGACGGTCGAGCGGGGTATGCGGACGGACAACCCGGCCGACGGCGTCCGCCTACCCAAGATGCCCAACGCCCGACGCGACCACGTGACGGACGCCGAGGCCGCGGCCATCCTACGGGCGGCCGCCTCGGCCGAGGTGACCGGCGAGGACGGCGTCGAGCGGCCGGGGTGGGTCGCCGACTGGGTCACGTTCGGGCTCGGGACCGGGCTCCGGCCCGGCGAACAGCGGGAGCTCCGGTGGAGCGCGGTCCGGCTGGCCGAGCGGTCCGTCGAGGTCGGGAAGGGCCACCGGGTCAAGACGGCCGGGAGCCGGCGGACCGTCCCCGTCCGCGGCGACGCGCTGGCCGTCCTCCGGCGGCTCCACGCCGGGCGGACGACCGAGGCCGACGGGTTCGTCTTCCGCGGGGCGACGGGCGGGAAGGTCGCCGTCGACTACCTCACGAAGCGGCTCCAGAAGCTGGCCGAGCGCGCGCGCGTCCACAAGACCGTGACGGCGTACGCGCTCCGGCACGCCTACGGGACGCGGATGGCCGCGGCCGGCGTCCCGCTCCTCGACCTCGCGCGGCTGATGGGGACGAGCCTCCGGATGATCGAGCGGCACTACGGCCACTACGACCCGGCCCGCGGGGCCTCGCACGTCGAGAGGGTCTTCGGGACCTCTCCAGCCGAGCAAGGTCACGACACCGAGGCGACACGCGATGGCTGA
- a CDS encoding helix-turn-helix domain-containing protein, whose product MPDLITTTEAARRKGCSRQTIVDAIGRGEIEGSKVGPVWVVSDDTALAAWEVREIGGRLSAGPTGRAAHRASAGT is encoded by the coding sequence ATGCCGGACCTGATCACGACCACAGAGGCGGCCCGTCGCAAGGGGTGCTCGAGACAGACGATCGTCGACGCCATCGGCCGTGGCGAGATCGAGGGGAGCAAGGTCGGCCCGGTCTGGGTCGTCTCCGACGACACTGCGCTGGCGGCGTGGGAGGTCCGCGAGATCGGCGGGCGGCTCTCGGCGGGACCGACCGGAAGGGCCGCTCACCGGGCCTCGGCGGGCACGTGA
- a CDS encoding glycerophosphodiester phosphodiesterase, translating to MPLALVLLAAMSADSVLVIAHRGASAYRPEHTLEAYALAIEMGADVIEPDLVMTRDGVLVARHENEISETTDVAAHPEFADRRTTKVIDGQQVTGWFTEDFSLDELKTLRAIERLPSLRPRSAAYDGRFEIPTLAEVIALADSLGAARGRPVGLYPETKHPTYFRRIGLPLEVPLVEALHVAGLDERDDPVWIQSFEVGGLELLRGLTRLRLVQLAMPGAGPADRRELSYDAMMTPDGLATVATYADAVGVAKTFVLDPETLAPSSLVADAHTAGLDVHVWTVRPENVFLPPPLQSPGGAPEAGGDVRAEVRALLAAGVDGVFADAPDVVVEVLGRL from the coding sequence ATGCCGCTCGCCCTCGTCCTCCTGGCCGCCATGTCTGCCGACTCCGTGCTCGTGATCGCCCACCGCGGCGCGAGCGCGTACCGTCCGGAGCACACGCTCGAAGCGTACGCTCTCGCCATCGAGATGGGCGCCGACGTGATCGAGCCGGATCTCGTGATGACGCGGGACGGCGTCCTCGTCGCGCGCCACGAAAACGAGATCTCCGAGACGACGGACGTCGCCGCTCACCCCGAGTTCGCCGACCGGCGGACGACCAAGGTCATCGACGGGCAGCAGGTCACGGGCTGGTTCACGGAGGACTTCTCCCTGGACGAGCTCAAGACGCTTCGGGCCATCGAGCGACTGCCGAGCCTCCGTCCCCGGAGCGCGGCCTACGACGGCCGGTTCGAGATCCCGACGCTCGCCGAGGTGATCGCCCTCGCGGACTCGCTCGGGGCCGCGCGCGGCCGCCCCGTCGGGCTCTACCCGGAGACGAAGCACCCGACGTACTTCCGGCGGATCGGGTTGCCGCTCGAGGTCCCGCTCGTCGAGGCGCTCCACGTTGCCGGCCTCGACGAGCGGGACGACCCGGTCTGGATCCAGTCGTTCGAGGTCGGCGGGCTGGAGTTGCTGCGGGGGCTAACGCGGCTCCGGCTCGTCCAGCTCGCGATGCCGGGCGCGGGCCCGGCCGACCGGCGCGAGCTCTCGTACGACGCGATGATGACGCCCGACGGCCTCGCGACCGTCGCCACCTACGCCGACGCGGTCGGCGTCGCCAAGACCTTCGTGCTCGACCCCGAGACGCTGGCGCCGTCGTCGCTCGTGGCCGACGCCCACACGGCCGGCCTCGACGTCCACGTCTGGACGGTTCGCCCGGAGAACGTTTTCCTCCCGCCCCCCCTCCAGTCACCCGGCGGAGCCCCCGAGGCGGGCGGGGACGTCCGGGCCGAGGTCCGCGCGCTCCTCGCCGCCGGCGTCGATGGGGTGTTCGCCGACGCGCCGGACGTCGTGGTCGAGGTGTTGGGACGTCTCTAG